GTTTGTTATTCTGAGTGTCTAACCCTTGGTCCCTGGGAGATGTCATTAGAGTAGGTGAAATGACAGGAGGGAGGATGGAAGCCTTTTTAAATGCATTTTAGAAGTGTGACAATGGAAAAATTAGACTTGGAGCAAAATATGACAGCGATGCTCCAAGCATCAGGACCTGATAATGCTAAAGTCTTCCACTCATTTTATAGGAATTTAGATTAGCATCCAACGTGTCATAATTTGCAAGACAATAAACCAAGTGTAGGAAATTGAGATTGTATTGGACAAGTGGTTTATGCATATACATGAGGTTGCGGAGCCTCTCATGATTTTTATTTGGTTAATAGATATTGACATTGGAATGAAGGTATGAAAGTCTTTTTCAATCTGAGCCTTTTGAATTCTCTATTCTAAAAGGTTGTGAATCAACAGTTATTGAATATCGAAGACCTATATAGATTGAAGGATGTGGGAATCAAGCAGGAAAGTGGGATTTGTTAAAGTTTTGAACCCCAAAGTTGGTCTTAATTATTAAACTGATCTAACTAGTACAGAATATGGTGTCTAAAACAATTTTATTACTAGACTTAGGTACTTGTGACATCTATCTATTGAAGGCCAAGCACAAGGTCTCATGAGATCTGATATTAGTCAGTGATAGCGCTCTCATTTCTAACTTTTTCAAGCTTCCTTTTATATTATGGTTTAGGTTGAAGGTCAACTatgatccaattggaaactggctTGCGCCTCCGTTGATGTTTTATTTTTCCTAATCATTCAGAAGGTGTGGGCACCATTGGCTGaaacatcatttattgcccaccctatTTAGTCTTAGAGATATTGGTTGGATGTGTCTTGAGCCACTGCAATTGATGTGGTTTggattcatttctctgttttcttcatTGGTGGGTTGAACTCATGAAATTTGTTAATGATCAACATTGTTAGAATGTCGTCTTGCACTTCTGTACACTATCTGAAGGCTCCCCAATATTTTAGCAAGACAGTAtggagagggagttccaggattttgagccagtgacagtgaaggaacagcaatagattTAAGTTAGGATAGTGTGAgcttggaaaggaacttgcaggtagtggtgctTATGTGTATCTGCTGTAATTTCCATTCTTAGCAATAGAAGTTGCCTTGATAAATTGCTGCAGGGTATCTTATAGATTGTAGCTGCTGCTTTCACTGCCAGAGTGAATGTTCAAGTTgttagatgtggtgccaattaaacAGCGTGATTTGTCCTTGATGGTGTTGGGCTTTTTGTGTTGTTAGGGCTGCCCTCCTATCTGGTTAATTGggacacactcctgacttgtgccctgaATGTAATGGACAGAGTTTGAGGAATCAGGAGAGTTTTCTTGTTGCAGAatttcagtgctctgaccaactCTTGTAGCTACCTTAATTTATATACTGATTTAAAATGCATGGTTTAATGAGAAATATTCTTTTAGTTCTTCTCCAGGATTACTGAACAGTTTGTTTTTGGGATGGATGTGCTTTTGCAAACCATCTGGAAAATATGGATGGATCTTCTGGATATTCTTGGAATTGATGGTAAGACTATTTTTATACGTCACCGATTTTCTAAGGTGAAAATTGAAGTCAAGGAAGTTCTTGGTCTTTGTGCTTTTCACGACTTGCTTCACTTGTCACAAATAAGAGTGTGAGAAGCTTTTCTGTAGCCACTAAATGAGTGCTAGAAGAAGACCTACACGTCCCCTgagtttttgttttcattttaagGAGAACTATATAGTTTTATACCTTACTTTCTATAAACTTTGAACATCAGTCATGAGGTATTTCTAAGTAGTTCAAGAGTAGCTTTGGCAGTAGAGTCTAAAAGACTTGACCGCTGAGCTTGCATTGCATAGTGAGTTGCTTGAGCGGGAAGGTGGGTTTTGCAGATCTGTTTCATTCCCAGCTTTTGCGTTTTCATTAGAAAATACCAGCAATCATTGATCTTGAACTTGACAGTAACTTACAACTGCTCAGCAATTTTAAATCATCAAATTATTGTTCCAACAGCCTTGTGCACCTGGAACAATTGCAGTTGTTCCTGTTAATCATAATTGTGCTGCAGATCATATGACATTGTGGAGCAGACTACATCCCCATTGTTGCCTGGGATGATCTCTAACATTTGTATCTTATACAACAGGGTTGTATGATTGGATATCTACTTTTGCAGTTGAAATACATTTGTGTAGGAGCAAATGTATAGCTTGGAAAGCTGAATAGTTCGTTCTTTCATTTCTGTAAAGAATCTATCGTGACCAGCTAAAGTTTGTTATTGCAAGCAAAATTTTAATTCTCTTTTTTGTTCTTGCAGGATCAAATGTGAGCCAGTATTTGAATCCAACAACAGCTGTAACTCACCCAACTCAAGTTCTCCTGTTAGTTGTTGCTGTGCTTGTAGCTTATTGGTTTTTGTCAATGTTTATAGGGCTTATATTTTATACATTACGCATAACATGTGGTGGCTGCTTCTGGATTGCACGAATTGTCTTTTTTGCCCTTGCTTGCCTCTACATTCTGCAGAAATCTGAAGGTGATCCTGAAGGTGCCGTGCTCCCACTTTGTTTTGTAGTTTTGACCTACATTATGACTGGTCCAGTCGGCTTTTATTGGAGGAGAAATACTAGTCATGTTGAGGAAAAACTAGAACATCTTGATGGTCAAATCAGGCTTGTGAACATTCGTCTCAATAGAGTATTGGAAAAACTTGATCAAAACGCTGGTTAGTGTGAGAAGGAATGCTGTTGCATATCACCAGCACTGTTTAATGGATAGTGAATCACTGTCTAACAAGTGTGAAAAACCCATGTTTAAGGATTTATATTCATTAGTTGGTTTTTTTTGCAATCATTTAACCATGTTTTTATTTTTATACTTAACTGGTTTATATTCATCAGTCACATGATAAAtgggaatatttttaaaattcttaatTTCATTTTCTTTGTCTTAAGTGAATAATCAGTTTATCTTTAGTGCAAACAAAATTAAATTTGCTACCAAAAATGCCAAACAAAGGACCCTTTTTTTCCCTCCAATTCTGTCTTGCTAGAGGAACAAGGTGGAAGAATACATTTGTGCACTATTGTGATTTATTGTGTTAGTGCATTGAGTGTGAAGGATAGTTGTAATTTTTTTTACTGTTTAGTATAATTTGTGAAACAACTGAGTAAGTTTTTGAAGTCAAAAATCTGTATAATCTTTTCATCCATTTCCCCTCTGTCCCTTTTAGTGCTGCTACATTATTTGACTAACTTACATAAGTAAGAATCTGTTTGAGTAGATGTTCTCTATGTAATGTGCTGTAGTGAATGACAAATAACCATATCTACTGTGCATCTCACCTAATGTTTCCCCTTTTTGGTTCTGTGAATGCATTCCATGTGAACAGAATTACTGTATGGAAAGTGTATATTTTTCAAACTGCAGATTTTGCCAATGGATTTCTATATTCTGGATATTTAAGGTGGCATGTTTGTAAATGTGGTGAAAAAAGTCTACCGGGTAATCTGTATATAGTTCAATTATGGCATGTGATATAGAGGCAAATGAATAAGAAATTCTCCAAACTAAATGTGAAAATATCTACTAATGTTTCTTAATCATAAAGACTTTCTGCCCCACCTTTGGTTTCCACAACAGCTCAGCTGAAATAGTAGGGAACCTCCAATCTGTAAAGTTGGTCTCAAAGTTGTATTTACTCCTCTTTTTGAGAAGTGGTCTTTTAAATTCCACAAGGTAGATTTTTAGTATGACAATATTAGACCTGAATGGCATTAAGTATGACAGTAATGTCATTCCCATTGAATGACTAGGTGTGTGTTTTGGAGCTGGTGGATCCaattcaatcaattttgtgatGAAAGCTCCTGAATGTCTTTTGCCTGATTGTGTAAAGAAAACCTTGGAAAGAAGGATTTTTAACTGATGAAATTGCTGCAATTTACAATGAAGCTGTTTGGAACTAACACTCAGTAAAGTACCAagaaattcaaagtttgtgagaagatttgtagctcggctgcacgttgttgtggttctgttcgccaagctgggaatttgtgttgcagacgttttttccccctgtctcggtgacatcctcagtgcttgggagcctcctgtgaagcacttctgtgatctttcttcCGGTTGCCAACCAGAAGCTacagattcaaaccacgacaaatgctggaggaaagatcacagaagcgcttcacaggaggctcccaagcactgaggatgtcacctagacgggacgaaatgtctgcaacacaaattcccagctcggcgaacagaactgtACCAAGAAATTGCATTAATTTACTTGATTCCAGATAATGTGCCTTTTGGGAGTAAATGATGGTTATATGTAAAGATCTTTTGAAATGATTAAAAGGAAACTAAAGGCTGACAATATTTGTTCGCTCAGAAAATATTGATTTCTCTACCCGTAGAAAGAAAGTAGAATGAGAATTCTTGTGAATTATGACATGCAGAATAAACAATCTATTTATTAGACTATATTGTATATTATGATTTAAATTGCATCAGTAACTATACTTGGGCTTGTTTTGACCAAATTTACCAAGCAAGATGGATTGCAATAATTACAAACTTAAGATTATTTAATGTATATGGGTTTCTGCTGACTTCAGAACATTTGGTTCTACATATATCACAAAATTGATCATGACAGCTGTAAGAAGTAGAATGATTTGacatgccttttaaatttcacaaattttttttttaataaaagcagTTCAAATATCTTCAGAGTCACATTTTAAATTCGGGTGTTTGTTAAATTTGCTGTATTTAAATCTCACTTGATGTATTTTGGATTGTGTTCAACCTCCAGGTGTCATTTTTAACAAAAATGGATAATAGAATCTGTTAAGCACAATGTTACTGTATGTTAATAAAGATTTAAAAAACAGTTGgtgttttaaaaattattttggaTCTTTTTGAGCTTGATCTTTGACCATCAAGCTGTCGTTTCCAGGACTGTTACTGACTTCATCTTCTCTGGAGATCTCCCTCCTGAAGCTCCTATCTCATTGTACACAACCGCGCACAGCCCTATCTTCTCAATTTATAAACAGACCTGCTTCGGCAGTCTCCTAATTCTAGCCATTCATGCCACACTGTACTACTTGCTATCTTGATTCTGTTTTTCTTCCTGTATCCAGTCTCTCCACTTAACATTTGTGATTTTTCTGATAGTCAGTTCTGCTATGACTTGTTTCTTCAATGAGCATTGGTTTTAACACAGTTTAAGAATTTAGACTGTGACTTGGAGAATGCAaattttccttacctgtattggctataactctattccggccccattagtttaaatggtgtgaCCATTGCGCAATTGCATGAGAATGGAAGTGTTATATCAGAACTGCCTGTACTGTTTGGTTCCACAATTTACAGCTTCTTGGCTTTAGCTGCTTCCTTATCCATGGATATGCAATCCCTCTACGTGTTCATCCCTCATCATGATGGTCTGAAGCCCCTCTATTTGCACCTTTTTTGAAAGGAGGTTGGAACAATTCTCATTCACCATCGCATTGCATCTGATGAAGTCAAAGTTATGATGAGTACGTGCAGTGATCCCAGTTACGCTTGTCTTTGTAGATTATGTGGAGCTTTTCTCTAATGCATTGAGTTTCCAGCACATCTGAAATGAGAAAAGTTATTCAATTTCACTTCTAGGTTGCATCTCTGACTCTTCCTTTCCTTGATTtctttgtttccatttctggggatataGGCTGTTCTCGAATACAGGTATTCATTTACAAGCTGCCATAGTTATTCCCCTCCATACTTCCTGCAAGGTCTCCAtttcatctgttctgatgatgttgCCTTCCACAGAGGTGCTTCTGACACATTATTTTCTTCAGCATTTGGATTTCCACCCAATATTAACAGGGCATTATCTGAGCTGTTTCTTTCACTCACTTTTATCTTCACCACTTTCCCTCCCTTCCTGAACAACAATAGGGTTCATGTTGTCCTCACTTTCCATTcaaccagtctctgcattcaaaagatcaacctccaccatttccactacCTGTAGCAAGATGCCATCATCTAACTACATCTTGCCTTTCCCTTCATTTTGCAGGGATCATTCCCTGTGCAACACATGGATCCATTCATCCATTTTCTTCCCTAACAGTTTCTTCCCTCCAAATGGTAccttcccaaggcagaagatgtaaTAATTGCCCTTTTGCTGCCCACACACGTACAGGCATGCACACATCTCTTTCCAGGTGGAGCAGTGGTTTACTTTCAATTTAGTCTTGTGTTTATGACTCCAATGGGGTTTACCCTACACTTGAGACCAAGTACAGACTGGTTGACTGCTACGTGGAATATCTTCACTCATTGCTTAGGAATGACCCCAAACTTTCAGTTTCTTACCATTTGGTTGTCATTTTCCCTTGCAACCAATGCTATAGCTTCAGGGGTCATTAGGTTTGatttatcttttttttttctcaagtCCATTCTGGGTGGGTGATTATCTCTCGGTGAGTATGTTGCTGAGCAAGCTCAAATAATGACATTTATGAAGAGTTCGGATTACCCTGCTTCCTTTTGCGTGTGCAATCCAATTGCTTCTGTTTCACTCCATTTAGAATTTTTCTTTTATAACATTAAGCTTTCATCCATGTGACTTTCTCCATCTCTTTTGTCATAAATTTGGTTTAGGTCTCTATTCAGATCTTAATAGTTGCAGTGACTATTTAGTGAAGACAGTCCCTTTGGAACATAACTAGTAACTTTCCAATATAGTACATATACTGTACATTGTCACTAAACTTTCCTTTACCACTTAATCATCTCACACAAATGTGTCTTTATTGCATACACTATATTCTCAGACCACAATGTCTGTAAATAAAAATGCAGTTGTTTGTTTATCAGTCTCTACTTTTCCAGAAGTCCATATAAACTGTGCATATGTTCTGCTAATTGCTATTTACTTCCCATAATTGGTTaatctctctgtttccctctgtgtgggtgtctctctctctctctctctctctcatctttcttaaataatggacgTCTGCCAATGCAAATGTAATTAAAACATTGTTTGTTTATTTATCGTGCTTTGGTCCAATTACAGCCCATTCAAGACCCATTTACTTGCACAAAGTTACAATGCTGCAAGAGAACAACCCAGCATGATGGTGACAGTGTTATTAACACTCATGCCATGATAATGGTGATGATAACATGAGCATATTAAAGACATATCTCATGTCTGGTGTGAAATCACAGTATGCCTAATGAGCATTTTTGAGGTCTAGTTGCTGTTGTAATGTGGGAAACATGGTATCCATATTATACAAGTTTGTACATAGCAATGCGGTCAGGCTAGATTATCTGTTTTTATGATGTTGATTGGTTAAGACACCAATACTTCATTTCAATGATAACTCCTGTGCTCCTCAAGATACAGCCATGGATCTTTTACATGTACTTAAAAGAGGCGCAGGGCTTTGGTTTCACATCTCGACTGAAATACATCACTTCCATTGGAGTAGATTATCTCAGCAATCAGTCCTGAAGTTGGTCTCTACCTAGAGGTCTTTGACACAAAGGTCAGGGTGAAATCCACTAAGCGCAGTCCATCAAAGTCATTGCAATATAGCAAATGTTATCAGGAGTGAAAAGAACTAAGATTAGATATTTCTCAGAAAACAGCAGATGGAAACCAGTTTATCATTCTCTGATTACCCCATTTCCTATCCTAGCCTGTTTTTGCTGTCCTGTTACACATTGTGACCACCAAAATTATTCAGCAAAGGTAAATCACAGAGTCTGTAAGGGCAAAACGATTCACCAAATTTACTCTGATCTATTTAAAAGCTGAAGTATCCTGGAATTAGCAACTTaattgtggcatggtggctccatggttagcactgctgcctcacagtggtaGGTACCCGGGCTCGATTCCAGTGTCGGgcaacattctccccatgtctgcgtggatttcctcagagtgctctggtttcctcccacagtccaaagatgtgtaggttaggtgaattggccaagataagttgcccatagtgtgtaggttaagtgcgttagtcagggcacatgcagagtaatagggtagggtaatgggtctgggtggggtactcttcggagggtcagtatggacttatttggctgaagggcctgtttccacactggaggaatTCTAATTACTCCACTATTTCTAATTATAGGAGAAATTCATACCTCATCCTTCACTTATGATTTAATAACGCCACCCTTTTTAATTCTCAGTGCACTTTGAACTGTCTCATTAGTTTTTAATCCAACCCTAGACAATCATGCTACAATTGAGATGAGGTACGCATGATGCAAAACTCAAGGTGTTAACAGGATTTTGTAGTTATCTACCATAAATAAACTCTTAAtttccacattttaaaaaaaattgttggtGCAAGGCAACATGCTGACCACCAAACCATATAAATGGTACAAGATGCAGTAACTACTTTGCTCTTAGCATTAATTCTCTGCAAGTTCCATTAATCAATTGTATCATGCAGTTCACCCTGAATGAACCCATATATTGATTATCAGTTCCACAGCATCAATTTTCTGAAATTGTGCATTTAATAGTTGCAATTTAAGTTTGAATTTTCTCAGAGGTGTTACATTCATAATTTTCCAATCTAAAGGGGCAATTCCTGAATCAAGAGAGCTTTGGAATTTTAAGGATATTTCTCCTAGCATCTCCATGTAAATCAAAGTATCACTCCTCTTTTTAGACATGGCTACATTAATCACCTTAACAACTTCCAGTAGATTAGTAAGTTCCACATTCTAACTATGTTCTGAACAAAGAATATTCAACTGAATTAAGCTAGAAAAAATAGTAATGGCGCATCATAAGTTTACAGTATCTACAGGTTTATACAACCCTCCTTGCCATACTTCAGTATGAAACTGCCTGGCCCAAAGTATTTTGATAACTCCATGatttagaacgtagaacaatacagcacagaacaggcccttcggcccacgatgttgtgccgaacttctaacctagattaagcacccatccatgtacctatccaaatgccgcttaaaggtcgccaatgattctgactctaccactcccacgggcagcgcattccatgcccccaccactctctgggtaaagaacccacccctgacatctcccctataccttccacccttcaccttaaatttatgtccccttgtaacactctgttgtacccggggaaaaagtttctgactgtctactctattcctctgatcatcttataaacctctatcaagtcacccctcatccttcgccgttccaacgagaaaaggccgagaactctcaacctatcctcgtacgacctattctccattccaggcaacatcctggtaaatcttctctgcaccctctccaaagcttccacatctttcctaaagtgaggcgaccagaactgcacacagtactccaactgtggcctaaccaaagtcctgtacagctgcaacatcacttcacgactcttgaattcaatccctctgctaatgaacgataatactccataggccttcttacaaactctatccacctgagtggcaactttcaaagatctatgtacatagaccccaagatccctctgttcctccacctaatTTCTCTGACAGCTATCTGATGGTTTTAGTAAACAAACTAAATTGACTAGATGAAAGAGAATTTAAATATACAGCAGTCCTTTCACTTAAGTAAAGCTGCCAATCAAACATTCATTTAAACATAGTCACTGGATCCTTACATTCAAATTGAATATGCTGGCCCAGCCTTGAATATGTCATTAATTAATAGGACTGAAATTCATCAGGAGTAATGGTGAGCAGCTATTTTAcctgtttttatttttcttttcctttcaacTCAATAGAAAGAAAAGAATTGACTGCAAGGTAAAATAAGCTCCCAATTTGTAATTATCTGTTTTGAAGATTAACTTCACCCCAGAGCTATAAAAACAAGTTATACTATTTTCTTATGCTATTCAACTTATGTACCACAACATGAAAGAAGCCAACAACATGACCTAGGcataatttttatttttgttgctGGCACTTTCAGACTGTGAACTTATTTATATGTTCCTTCAGAGATGTTAATGTGTTGTTTATATTCATTcctaggatgtgggcatcgctgactggatcagcaattattgcccatacCTAGTTGCCCTTTAAAAGATGTTGGTGAACTAACTTCTTGAAACGCTATAGTCTATGTGCTGCAGGGTGACAGACAGTGGCATAagggagggaactccaggattttgaccagtgacaatgaaggcacagcaatatatttctgagtcacaatggtgactggcttggaggggaacttgcagatggtggcgTTCCCTTTATATCACCTGCCTtagcccttctagatggaagtggtcatgggtttggaatgcCTTTTCTAAGgatcttttgtgaatttctgcagtacatcttgtagataatacacactgctgtcactgagcatttggagggagtgcatgcttgtggatgtggtgccagtcaagcgaGTGTCTTTGTCAttatggtgtcaagcttcttgagtgttgttggagctgcacccattcaggcaagtggggattaCTTTATCACTTTCCTAACTTGTGTTTTAttgatggtagacaggctttggggagtcaggaggtgaattactcgccgtggtgttcctagcctctgacatgCTGTTgtaccactgtgtttatgtggccagtccagttgagtttctgtcaATTGGTAACCACAAAGATTTTGATAGtggaagattcagtgatggtagcaccattgaatgtcaaggtgagGTGGTttgattgtttcttattggagatggtcatggcctggcatttgtgtggcatgaatgtttctTGCTACTTGCCCGGattttgttgcaattgtacatggactgcttcagtatttgagaagttgtgaatggtgcagaacattgtgaaatcattggcaaacatcccgtcttctgaccttatgagggagggaaggtaattgatgaagcagctgaagatagttgggcccaagaacactatcctgaggaattcctgcagagatgtcctagagctgagaAGACTGACCTCCAATGACAACAATTTTCCTATGTGCCAGGATAACTCCAACCAGTAGAGGGCCTCCTgatcccattgattccagttttgctagggctccttgatgccacatttggtcaaaAGTGGCCTTGATGCTCAGGGCTGTcactcatctcacctctggaattcagttcttttgctcatgtttgaaccaaggctgtgatgaggtcatgAGCTAAGTGGCtctggtgaaacccaaactggCCGCCAGTGAACGGGTGTTGctaagcaggtgctgcttgacagtGCTATTGAtgtcaccttccatcactttgccaacaatgcagagtagactgatggggcagtaattggctgggttggatatGTCTTGCTTACACCTgtacaattttccacattttcagctagatgccagtgttatatctgtactggaacagcttggctggggGAGTGGAACGTTCTGGAGCATttgtcttcagtattattgctggaatgttgtcaaagTCCATAGCCGTTGCAGCATCGAGTCCCTCCacctatttcttgatatcatgtgatatgaattaaattgactgaagactggtacctttgatgctggggaccactagaggaggctgagatggatcatccacttggagcttctggctgaagattactATGAATATTTAAGCCTTATCCTTTGCACTAATGTGTTGAGCTCTtctatcattaaggatggggatatttgtgagtCTCCTCtgcagtaagttgtttaatttttcacaactggatgtcgcaggactgcagagcttagatctgatccattggttatgGGATTACTCAGTTGTGTCTTTTGCtcgctgcttatgctgtttggcatgcaagtagtcctgtttgttTGCTGCACCTATTTGACACCTTATTTTTAGCTATGCCTGGTGTTGCACCTGGCATTCCCATCTGTActgtccattgaaccagggttgatccatGGCTTGATGGAAATAGTTGGGTGGGAGATATGTTGAACTCAtcaacaagaggaaacatcctttccccTTCCACCTTATAAAgatcattcaggatcttatatactTCAATTAAGTCATCCACGACTATTCTAAACTCCATTGGCAATAAAGTCTTTCAGCCTCCAAACAACATGCGCATTCTAGGTATCATGCtcataaatcttgtctgaactgcctccaatgcatttgCATCCTTTATTAAATAAGAAAGccaaaactgtatacagtattTGCACTGTCTTCTCACTAATGTCCCTATGAAACATCAtatctttccttttccatttaATTGCTTTTGAAATAATAGTTAGGACCATACTAGTCTTCTTAATAGCTTGCTGCAGATGCATTTGACATATATACTGTACACCTAAATTCCTCTGTAGTCATTTTTCTGTTAAAACCCTGCTTCTTCATTCTTCCTGCTAAAGTGAACAATTTCACGTTTTCCCACATTATGGTTCATCTATCTGATTTTTACCCACTTGTTAAATTTATCCATATTTGTTTACAAGCCCCTTAGGTATGCTTTGCAACATTCTTTCCTGAATACCTTTGCGTCATTTGCAAATTTCGCTACAATACCTTCACACAAATCATTGATGTGAATCGTAAAAAGTTGAAGCTCCAACAAAAATGCCTCTGGGAATTCACTCAGAGTGTGATTGCCAATCAGAAATAAGCCCATTCACGCATATTCTGCTTTCTGCCAGTGAGCTAACCTTCTACCCATAGCTATATGTTACCCCCTACACCATACACCGCTTTGTGCAATAACCTATTATATGgtgccttgtcaaatgccttcaaGCTCCCCCTTATCCACATATCTTAATCCATTCAAACAATACGAATAAACTAATTAAACttgatttctctttcacaaaaccatgctactCATCCTGATTATTTGGAGTTTAAATGCTCAGCTGCAACCTCCTTAATGATTGATTCTAATATCTTTTCCATGACATACTCCAATGTAATTGGTTTATAGTTTgctgtctcttcctgttcttgAATGAAGGAGTTATATTTGCTACTTTCCAGTTTAATGAAACCTTTCCAGAATGCAGTGACCTTTGGAGAATCAATACTCCTGCATCTACTACCTCATTAGCCTTGTCTTTCAAGACATAAGGATGAAGTTCAACAGGACTCAGGGACTTGACAATCTGTAGCTCCATCTGTTTGCTCAGTACAGCATCCTTTGTGATTGTAATGTCATGTTTCTTTCTCTTTACCacttcctgatttacagctattAATTTTTTTTATG
The window above is part of the Chiloscyllium punctatum isolate Juve2018m chromosome 17, sChiPun1.3, whole genome shotgun sequence genome. Proteins encoded here:
- the bri3bp gene encoding BRI3-binding protein, producing the protein MAALCGRTVLAMAAVLLAASFVSVDAVKSRRQAGNEKQNNFFRRLASGVSRNLAAVFGEENVQAVQKFFSRITEQFVFGMDVLLQTIWKIWMDLLDILGIDGSNVSQYLNPTTAVTHPTQVLLLVVAVLVAYWFLSMFIGLIFYTLRITCGGCFWIARIVFFALACLYILQKSEGDPEGAVLPLCFVVLTYIMTGPVGFYWRRNTSHVEEKLEHLDGQIRLVNIRLNRVLEKLDQNAG